A stretch of Tenrec ecaudatus isolate mTenEca1 chromosome 2, mTenEca1.hap1, whole genome shotgun sequence DNA encodes these proteins:
- the LOC142439832 gene encoding PDZ domain-containing protein GIPC1 has translation MPLGLGRRKKAPPLVENEEAEPGRGGLGVGEPGLLGGAGGGGPQMGLPPPPPALRPRLVFHTQLAHGSPTGRIEGFTNVKELYGKIAEAFRLPAAEVMFCTLNTHKVDMDKLLGGQIGLEDFIFAHVKGQRKEVEVFKSEEALGLTITDNGAGYAFIKRIKEGSVIDHMQLISVGDMIEAINGQSLLGCRHYEVARLLKELPRGRTFTLKLTEPRKAFDMISQRSGGGRPGSGPSVGTGRGTLRLRSRGPATVEDLPSAFEEKAIEKVDDLLESYMGIRDTELAATMVELGKDKKNPDELAEALDERLGDFAFPDEFVFDVWGAIGDAKVGRY, from the coding sequence ATGCCACTGGGACTCGGGCGGCGGAAAAAGGCACCACCTCTGGTGGAAAATGAGGAGGCCGAGCCCGGCCGGGGCGGGCTGGGCGTGGGCGAGCCGGGGCTCCTgggcggggctgggggagggggtcccCAGATGGGCCTACCGCCCCCTCCGCCAGCCCTGCGGCCCCGCCTCGTCTTCCACACCCAGCTGGCCCACGGCAGCCCCACCGGCCGCATCGAGGGCTTCACCAACGTCAAGGAGCTGTACGGGAAGATTGCGGAGGCCTTCCGACTGCCGGCAGCCGAGGTAATGTTCTGCACCCTCAACACCCACAAAGTGGACATGGACAAGCTGCTGGGGGGACAGATCGGGCTGGAGGACTTCATCTTCGCCCACGTCAAGGGGCAACGCAAAGAGGTGGAAGTATTCAAGTCGGAGGAGGCTCTGGGACTCACCATCACAGACAATGGGGCTGGCTACGCCTTCATCAAGCGTATCAAGGAAGGCAGCGTGATCGACCACATGCAGCTCATCAGTGTGGGCGACATGATTGAGGCCATCAACGGGCAGAGCCTGCTAGGCTGCCGGCACTACGAGGTGGCCCGGCTGCTCAAGGAGCTGCCCCGAGGCCGAACCTTCACCCTGAAGCTCACAGAGCCCCGCAAGGCTTTTGACATGATCAGCCAGCGTTCAGGGGGTGGCCGCCCTGGCTCCGGCCCATCAGTAGGCACTGGCCGAGGGACCCTGCGGCTTCGATCCCGGGGCCCAGCCACTGTGGAGGATTTGCCCTCGGCCTTTGAGGAGAAGGCAATCGAGAAAGTGGACGACCTGCTGGAGAGTTACATGGGCATCAGGGACACAGAACTGGCGGCCACCATGGTGGAGTTAGGCAAGGACAAAAAGAACCCGGATGAACTGGCCGAAGCCCTGGACGAGCGGCTTGGTGACTTCGCCTTCCCTGACGAGTTCGTCTTTGATGTCTGGGGCGCCATCGGGGACGCGAAGGTTGGCCGCTACTAG